In the Sus scrofa isolate TJ Tabasco breed Duroc chromosome 7, Sscrofa11.1, whole genome shotgun sequence genome, one interval contains:
- the FLRT2 gene encoding leucine-rich repeat transmembrane protein FLRT2 yields the protein MGRQTTRGPSQGAFFLKAWLLLSLGLSSQVSQLLACPSVCRCDRNFVYCNERSLTSVPLGIPEGVTVLYLHNNQINNAGFPAELHSVQSVHTVYLYGNQLDEFPMNLPKNVRVLHLQENNIQTISRAALAQLLKLEELHLDDNSISTVGVEDGAFREAISLKLLFLSKNHLSSVPVGLPVDLQELRVDENRIAVISDMAFQNLTSLERLIVDGNLLTNKGIAEGTFSHLTKLKEFSIVRNSLSHPPPDLPGTHLIRLYLQDNQINHIPLTAFSNLRKLERLDISNNQLRVLTQGVFDNLSNLKQLTARNNPWFCDCSIKWVTEWLKHIPASLNVRGFMCQGPEQVRGMAVRELNLNLLSCPTTTPGLPRVTLAPSPASPPTQPPTLSVPTLSRSSTPVTPTASKVPTHPDWDGRDRVTPPLSDRVQLSIHFVNDTSIQVSWLSVFTVMAYKLTWVKMGHSLVGGIVQERIVSGEKQHLSLVNLEPRSTYRICLVPLDAFNYRAVEDTICSEATTHASYLNNGSNTASSHEQTTSHSMGSPFLLAGLIGGAVIFVLVVLLSVFCWHMHKKGRYTSQKWKYNRGRRKDDYCEAGTKKDNSILEMTETSFQIVSLNNDQLLKGDFRLQPIYTPNGGINYTDCHIPNNMRYCNSSVPDLEHCHT from the coding sequence ATGGGCCGACAGACCACCCGGGGGCCCAGCCAGGGGGCTTTCTTCCTGAAAGCTTGGCTTCTCCTTTCCCTGGGGCTCTCCTCACAAGTGTCGCAACTGCTGGCGTGCCCCAGCGTGTGCCGCTGCGACAGGAACTTTGTCTACTGTAACGAGCGAAGCTTGACCTCAGTGCCTCTTGGAATCCCGGAGGGCGTCACTGTACTCTACCTCCACAACAACCAAATTAATAATGCTGGGTTTCCTGCCGAGCTGCACAGTGTCCAGTCGGTGCACACCGTCTACCTGTACGGCAACCAGCTGGATGAATTCCCTATGAACCTCCCCAAGAACGTCCGAGTCCTCCACCTGCAGGAAAACAACATTCAGACCATTTCACGGGCGGCCCTGGCCCAGCTCTTGAAGCTGGAGGAGCTCCACCTGGATGACAACTCCATCTCCACCGTGGGGGTGGAAGACGGGGCCTTCCGGGAGGCCATTAGCCTCAAACTGTTATTTCTGTCCAAGAATCACCTGAGCAGCGTGCCTGTTGGGCTTCCGGTGGACTTACAGGAGCTGAGAGTGGATGAGAACCGCATTGCTGTCATATCGGACATGGCCTTTCAGAACCTCACGAGCCTGGAGCGGCTGATCGTGGACGGAAACCTCCTGACCAACAAGGGCATCGCCGAGGGCACCTTCAGCCATCTCACCAAGCTCAAGGAGTTTTCCATCGTGCGGAATTCGCTCTCCCACCCGCCTCCCGACCTCCCGGGGACGCATCTGATCAGGCTCTACCTGCAGGACAACCAGATCAACCACATCCCCTTGACGGCCTTCTCCAACCTCCGGAAGCTGGAACGGCTGGACATATCCAACAACCAGCTGCGCGTGTTGACTCAAGGGGTCTTTGACAACCTCTCCAACCTGAAGCAGCTCACGGCTCGGAATAACCCTTGGTTCTGTGACTGCAGCATCAAATGGGTCACGGAATGGCTCAAACACATCCCGGCATCTCTCAACGTGCGAGGCTTCATGTGCCAAGGTCCTGAGCAGGTCCGGGGGATGGCGGTCCGGGAGTTGAATCTGAATCTCTTGTCCtgtcccaccaccacccccggccTGCCTCGCGTCACCCTGGCCCCAAGTCCAGCTTCTCCCCCCACTCAGCCTCCCACGCTCTCTGTCCCCACCCTGAGCAGAAGCTCTACGCCGGTGACTCCAACGGCGTCAAAAGTCCCCACGCATCCTGACTGGGATGGCAGAGATCGAGTGACGCCACCCCTTTCTGACCGGGTTCAGCTGTCTATCCATTTCGTGAATGACACTTCCATTCAAGTCAGCTGGCTCTCTGTCTTTACGGTGATGGCGTACAAACTCACGTGGGTGAAAATGGGCCACAGTTTGGTAGGGGGCATCGTTCAGGAACGCATCGTCAGTGGTGAGAAGCAGCATTTGAGCCTGGTGAACCTAGAGCCCAGATCCACGTATCGGATTTGTTTAGTGCCGCTGGATGCTTTTAACTACCGAGCCGTGGAAGACACCATTTGTTCGGAGGCCACCACCCATGCCTCCTACCTGAACAATGGCAGCAACACTGCTTCCAGCCACGAGCAGACGACTTCCCACAGCATGGGCTCCCCTTTTCTGCTGGCAGGCCTGATCGGGGGCGCCGTGATCTTTGTGCTTGTGGTCCTGCTCAGCGTCTTTTGCTGGCACATGCACAAGAAGGGGCGCTACACTTCCCAGAAGTGGAAATACAACCGAGGCCGGCGGAAAGATGACTATTGTGAGGCAGGCACCAAGAAGGACAACTCCATCCTGGAGATGACAGAAACCAGCTTTCAGATCGTCTCCTTAAATAACGATCAGCTCCTTAAAGGAGATTTCAGACTGCAGCCCATTTACACCCCAAATGGGGGCATTAATTACACAGACTGCCATATCCCCAACAACATGCGATACTGCAACAGCAGTGTGCCAGACCTGGAGCACTGCCATACGTGA